The nucleotide window AGCGAATCCGAATCGAAGTGCGTGCCATCGCCTGTGTGGGTCAACCCTTCTGAGCTCACCACCGCGGTGTTGCTGGTTCTCGCAGGAAGGTCCGCGATGACTGTGTTGAAATGCTCGTGGCTCTTCATATACCGGCCAAGCTCTCCGGCCACAAACGGCAGCTTGTCATTCTGGGTCACCGTCCGCAGACGCCCAATGAGCTCGATAAGCTGGGGCAGGTAGGCAGCGGCGCTCTTCCGGTCCCCTTCACCCTGGTGCCACAGAATCCCCTTGACCGTTCCGTGCTTCATAGCCTCTCGTATGCGTCTAACGGCATCGTCATAAGGATGGGTTCTTGTGGTCTCGTCGAAAGCTCCTGGCTTCCATTGTGCGATGCGGGTGCCGCCCACCGCACACGGAACCAGGCCGATCTTCTTGTCGGGATCAGCTTCTGCCATGGCGATGCCAAAAGCCAAACCCAAGCCTACGCCCGCTATCTTCGGCTTGTCGAAATGCAGAGGATGCCTGGCACGCACCCATTCCAGCTCCTTATTCAGCATGTAGACCTCCGGGTGCTCCTGCGCCCGGTACTGCTGGGTAATCTCTCCGCGGCCTGCCATGTTGGACTGCCCCATCAAGACGTAGATATCGAACTGCGCTTCTTGTGCTGGAACACCGGCGGAAGACAGCAACCAACAACAGAACAAACCGAGTATCCATGTAGTCATGTGGACGATAGGCGACATTAGCGCATTTTGGAGGAAGTTGACGGAACGCCCGTTATCAGACGCCCTCGGCACCACCGCCGCATGCCACAGCGCCCGCCAGCAGGCATCTGCTCGGTCCGCCCGCCATCTCGGATTGGGAAACATCGTCATTCTCCCGTCAGGTAGAATGCCCTCGAGACGAGGACTGCGGCTACGCTCACCTTGACTCCGCCGGTTTGTGCTGGGCGACGCAAATGAGCCAGCGGGCATTCTAGAACATCGTCGCTGCGACGAAGACGTTCTCCCATCCGCTAGGCGCCATTGCATTGGGGGGCCTTGGAAGGCCAGGTTTTTGGTGTGAGACCGACGGGCCCGTTCGTGCTTGGCACGGTGATCCTCTTGACGGGGTCATCGCGCTGCTGGCGTGCATTACTCCCGCACGCCGTGCTACGCGGGTCGATCCCCTGAGAGTCTTGAGTGAACAGTAGCGGTCAGGGTTGACGCCGTCCCTGACAGTTTTTGGGTTCCATGTTGGTTTTTTAGCTCCCCTTGACGCCCGACATGACGTCTGTTACCATTCCTTCCGTCTGTCGAAGGAAGCACTCCGGCGCTCTAT belongs to Luteitalea sp. and includes:
- a CDS encoding sialate O-acetylesterase — protein: MQWRLADGRTSSSQRRCSRMPAGSFASPSTNRRSQGERSRSPRLEGILPDGRMTMFPNPRWRADRADACWRALWHAAVVPRASDNGRSVNFLQNALMSPIVHMTTWILGLFCCWLLSSAGVPAQEAQFDIYVLMGQSNMAGRGEITQQYRAQEHPEVYMLNKELEWVRARHPLHFDKPKIAGVGLGLAFGIAMAEADPDKKIGLVPCAVGGTRIAQWKPGAFDETTRTHPYDDAVRRIREAMKHGTVKGILWHQGEGDRKSAAAYLPQLIELIGRLRTVTQNDKLPFVAGELGRYMKSHEHFNTVIADLPARTSNTAVVSSEGLTHTGDGTHFDSDSLHELGKRYAQAMARLLNEPVPE